One Pempheris klunzingeri isolate RE-2024b chromosome 22, fPemKlu1.hap1, whole genome shotgun sequence DNA segment encodes these proteins:
- the LOC139222021 gene encoding HMG box-containing protein 1-like translates to MDIMVWEVVTPAVLSGDPKHQVTWDSEPEGEHRGVMMDAGGEQSRDPLCCEEHPPSSPVFTTSDSRMEYDDLPDLQEVQEEAAPVYQVELGVSHQERRAHVQPPDTLWLTQLAHIATGPQSPLLQEAPHSSSSAACLSTTSCNLHSYARPPPPPLPPGSTSAAPPGGHGRERRRSRRSSECGSAVSTRSSLSDDEDMGWSFSWPPTAWHCFLKGTHLRLHSGANVEWQDVEDLDSAEEDYGDEEQSRFLKSYGSEGLQLVEHSEIVLSNQAVLQLTFDPGAFGHAPMTARCQLDHPFYVKNKGWSSFYPSLTVVRHGIPCYEMEVGDVCLPQGHREAKHTDSSQVFDTFRSYDFTPLDSSAVYVLSSMARRRRASQSSGGAASPDRDASREAHSPAHSHSHSPRQKPKRSQHGSAAGSGNATPTKCKRPMNAFMLFAKKFRVEYTQMFPGKDNRAISVLLGERWKKMRSEERRAFTVQAKALADEQKRLNPDCWKRKRTNSGCQGN, encoded by the exons ATGGACATCATGGTTTGGGAGGTGGTGACCCCGGCCGTGCTGTCCGGTGACCCCAAGCATCAGGTCACGTGGGATTCAGAGCCTGAAGGTGAACACAGAG GAGTGATGATGGACGCAGGTGGAGAGCAGTCACGTGACCCGCTCTGCTGTGAGGaacaccccccctcctcacctgtctTCACCACCAGTGACAGCCGCATGGAATACG ACGACCTCCCGGACCTGCAGGAGGTCCAGGAGGAGGCGGCGCCCGTCTACCAGGTGGAGCTGGGAGTGTCACACCAGGAGAGACGGGCACACGTGCAGCCTCCCGACACCCTCTGGCTGACGCAGCTGGCTCACATCGCCACCGGCCCCCAGAGCCCACTGCTGCAGGAGGCCCCTCACAGCAG CTCCTCTGCGGCCTGCCTCTCCACCACCAGCTGTAATCTACATTCCTACGCCCggcctcctccccctcctctcccacccGGCAGCACCTCGGCGGCGCCCCCCGGAGGTCACGGCAGGGAGCGTCGGCGCAGCAGG AGGAGCAGTGAATGTGGCTCTGCAGTGTCCACTAGATCCTCTCTGTCTGACGATGAAGACATGGGCTGGAGCTTCTCCTGGCCGCCCACCGCCTGGCACTGCTTCCTCaaag GCACCCATCTGCGTTTGCACAGCGGCGCTAATGTGGAGTGGCAGGACGTCGAGGACCTGGACTCTGCTGAAGAAGACTACGGTGATGAGGAGCAGTCCAGATTCCTGAAG AGTTATGGCTCTGAGGGTCTGCAGCTGGTGGAGCATTCAGAGATCGTGTTGTCTAATCAGGCTGTCCtacagctgacctttgaccccggGGCATTCGGACACGCCCCTATGACCGCCCGCTGCCAACTTGACCATCCCTTCTACGTGAAGAACAAAG GGTGGTCGTCATTCTACCCGAGCTTGACCGTGGTGCGTCATGGGATACCGTGCTACGAAATGGAGGTGGGAGATGTGTGCCTCCCTCAGGGACACAGAGAGgccaaacacactgacagctcaCAGGTCTTTGACACATTCAGGAG TTATGATTTCACTCCTCTGGACTCCTCTGCGGTCTACGTGCTGAGCAGTATGGCCAGGCGGCGGCGTGCCTCCCAGTCCAGCGGCGGTGCTGCGTCCCCGGACAGAGACGCATCACGAG AAGCCCACAGTCCCGcccactcccactcccactcccCTCGTCAAAAGCCAAAAAGAAGCCAGCACGGCAGCGCGGCAGGAAGTGGGAACGCCACGCCCACCAAGTGCAAGCGGCCAATGAACGCCTTCATGCTGTTTGCCAAGAAGTTCAGGGTGGAGTACACGCAGATGTTCCCCGGCAAGGACaacag agcgATCAGCGTCCTCCTCGGTGAGCGGTGGAAGAAAATGCGAAGCGAGGAGCGGCGGGCGTTCACCGTACAGGCCAAAGCCCTCGCAGACGAACAGAAAAGACTCAACCCAGACTGCTGGAAACGTAAACGAACCAACTCt GGTTGTCAGGGAAATTAG
- the pik3cg gene encoding phosphatidylinositol 4,5-bisphosphate 3-kinase catalytic subunit gamma isoform, translating to MDGKQIQVSDEEPKVLREETRRRRRKKAITSSSCTSMDQITVEFVLPTAARGGNSPDTLLLEVAGNWTVEQVKAQVWLKAVTLNLCPDFYQRFSPDHCILLYQKKGNTCEIYDKHQVFQTLDCIRYWRALKKDVGRIQLVPRPQPSEESLQYQRYLNHLIGYDVTDVSNVHDDELEFTRRKLLTPRRIELSDRDPKLYSMDPWVTRKPLPEHLLSKVSNSHFLVVIHISTVSQTIKVSVDDTPAQVLKSFFTKTANKRVLLGIPDNMCEADFVLRVCGREEYLYGDKPLQNFNWIRQCLKNGEEIHLVLETPPDPDLDLVQKEDWAQVDDCTGVAGTHEQLTIDEKDHERVFTISMWDCNRKFRVKVLGIDIPSLPKVPEFVVFIEASIFHGQQLLAQERTSSKTFNEEVLWNCWLEFNIKIKDLPKGARLNLQVVCGKQPQTPTSKGGFSYQDSTAGTGSHDGKTKNRLLYYVNLLLIDHRSLLRQGEFILHMWKMPEKSEESSSSINADKLTSATNPDKASTMAIAILLDKYCYPVVLPKSRDVGRDGGAGGEEAEGGERGQREMPNHLKKQFGAIVATDPLHPLSPEDKELLWHFRHECMRDPRAYPKLLGSVRWGKQEDVLATHRLLERSSAWDSSRLDVGLAMQLLDCHYSDAQVRSMAVRKLETLEDDDVLRYLLQLVQAVKFEPYHDSALVRFLLKRALRSKRIGHFLFWFLRSEIAQSMHYQQRYAVLLEAYLRGCGEDMLQDFRKQVEMTEALQKVTREIKTMSADKYDITAQVVFQLRQKLETLQLSGLPESFRVPYDPGLRAGALLIEQCKVMASKKKPLWLQFKRADPTTLSKDPIGIIFKDGDDLRQDMLILQILLIMESIWETESLDLCLLPYGCISTGNRIGMIEIVKDATTIANIQQSVVGSTGAFKDEILYQWLRDKCVSEDKFQQAVERFLYSCGGYCVATYVLGIGDRHNDNIMITESGNLFHIDFGHILGNYKSFMGISKEWVPFVLTPDFLYVMGTSGKKSSLHFQKFQDVCVKAYLALRHHTNLLIILFSMMLMTGMPQLTSKEDIEYIREALTVGRSEDDAQRHLLDQIEICREKGWMVQINWFVHLVLGIKQGVEKRST from the exons ATGGACGGGAAGCAGATCCAGGTGAGCGACGAAGAGCCCAAAGTCTTGCGAGAAGAGacccggaggaggaggagaaagaaggcCATCACCTCGTCCTCCTGCACCTCCATGGATCAGATCACCGTGGAGTTCGTCCTGCCCACGGCGGCGCGGGGCGGGAACAGCCCCGACaccctgctgctggaggtggcCGGGAACTGGACGGTGGAACAG GTGAAAGCTCAGGTGTGGCTCAAGGCGGTGACTTTAAACCTCTGTCCTGACTTCTACCAGCGCTTTTCTCCCGACCACTGCATCCTGCTGTACCAGAAGAAAGGCAACACATGTGAGATCTACGACAAGCACCAGGTCTTCCAGACGCTGGACTGCATCCGCTACTGGAGAG ccctGAAGAAAGACGTGGGGCGGATCCAGCTGGTTCCTCGGCCGCAGCCCTCAGAGGAGTCGCTGCAGTACCAGCGCTACCTCAACCACCTGATCGGCTACGACGTGACCGACGTCAGCAACGTGCACGACGACGAGCTGGAGTTCACCCGCAGGAAGCTGCTGACGCCGCGACGCATCGAGCTGTCCGACCGCGACCCAAAGCTCTACTCCATGGACCCCTGGGTGACCCGCAAGCCTCTGCCTGAGCACCTGCTcagcaag GTCAGTAACAGTCACTTCCTGGTGGTGATCCACATCAGCACGGTCAGCCAGACCATCAAGGTCTCCGTCGACGACACTCCAgcgcag GTACTGAAGAGCTTCTTCACCAAGACGGCGAATAAGAGAGTTCTGCTGGGAATTCCTGACAACATGTGTGAGGCGGACTttgtgctgcgtgtgtgtggacG GGAGGAGTACCTGTATGGGGACAAACCGCTGCAGAACTTCAACTGGATCCGTCAGTGTCTGAAGAACGGGGAGGAAATCCACCTGGTTCTGGAGACGCCACCGGATCCTGACCTGGATCTGGTCCAGAAGGAGGACTGGGCACAAGTGGACGACTGCACGGGGGTTGCAG GCACCCACGAGCAGCTAACCATCGACGAGAAGGACCACGAGCGAGTGTTCACCATCTCCATGTGGGACTGTAACAGGAAGTTCAGGGTGAAGGTGCTGGGTATCGACATCCCATCTCTCCCCAAAGTCCCAGAGTTCGTCGTCTTCATCGAGGCCAGCATCTTCCACGGCCAGCAGCTCCTAGCACAG GAGAGGACGTCGTCTAAAACCTTCAATGAAGAAGTGCTGTGGAACTGCTGGCTGGAGTTTAACATTAAGATCAAGGACCTGCCGAAAGGAGCGCGCCTCAACCTCCAG GTGGTTTGTGGGAAGCAGCCGCAGACGCCAACCTCCAAGGGCGGCTTCAGCTACCAGGATAGCACGGCAGGAACAGGCAGCCATGACG GAAAGACCAAAAATCGGCTCCTGTACTACGTCAACCTGCTGCTGATCGACCACCGCTCTCTGCTCCGCCAGGGCGAGTTCATCCTCCACATGTGGAAGATGCCGGAGAAGAgcgaggagagcagcagcagcatcaacgCGGACAAGCTCACCTCGGCCACCAACCCGGACAAGGCCTCCACCATGGCCATCGCCATTTTACTGGACAAGTACTGCTACCCGGTGGTGCTGCCCAAGAGCCGGGACGTGGGCCGCGACGGCGGGGCCGGGGGCGAGGAGGCCGAGGGAGGGGAGCGAGGCCAGAGGGAGATGCCGAACCACCTGAAGAAACAGTTCGGGGCTATCGTAGCCACTGACCCCCTGCATCCTCTCAGCCCCGAGGACAAAGAGCTGCTGTGGCACTTCAGGCACGAGTGCATGCGCGACCCCAg GGCCTACCCCAAGCTTCTGGGCTCAGTCAGGTGGGGCAAACAGGAGGACGTTTTGGCAACTCACCGTCTGCTGGAGCGCAGCAGCGCGTGGGACAGCAG CCGTCTGGACGTCGGTCTGGCCATGCAGCTGCTGGACTGCCACTACTCGGACGCTCAGGTTCGCTCGATGGCCGTGAGGAAGCTGGAGACTCTGGAAGACGATGACGTGCTCAGATATCTTCTGCAGcttgtgcag GCGGTCAAGTTTGAGCCTTACCACGACAGCGCCCTCGTCAGGTTCCTGCTGAAGAGAGCTCTGAGG AGTAAGCGCATCGGCCATTTTCTCTTCTGGTTCCTGCGCAGTGAGATCGCCCAGTCCATGCACTACCAGCAGAGGTATGCCGTGCTGCTGGAGGCCTACCTGAGGGGCTGTGGTGAAGACATGCTGCAGGACTTCAGGAAACAG GTGGAGATGACTGAGGCTCTGCAGAAGGTCACCCGTGAGATCAAGACCATGTCTGCTGACAAATACGACATCACTGCACAAG ttgtgTTTCAGTTGCGTCAGAAGCTGGAAACTCTACAGTTGTCTGGCCTGCCGGAGAGTTTCAGGGTCCCTTATGATCCTGGACTCAGAGCTGGAGCTCTgctg ATCGAGCAGTGCAAAGTGATGGCGTCGAAGAAGAAGCCTCTGTGGCTGCAGTTCAAGAGGGCCGACCCCACCACTCTGTCCAAAGACCCCATCGGCATCATCTTCAAGGACGGCGACGACCTCAGACAGGATATGCTCATCCTGCAG ATTCTGCTGATCATGGAGTCGATCTGGGAGACTGAATCGCTGGATCTCTGTCTGTTACCGTACGGCTGCATCTCCACCGGAAACAGAATCG GCATGATTGAGATCGTGAAGGACGCCACCACCATTGCAAACATCCAGCAGAGTGTTGTTGGAAGCACTGGAGCGTTTAAGGATGAAATCCTGTATCAGTGGCTGCGGGACAAATGTGTCAGCGAGGACAAG TTCCAGCAGGCTGTGGAGAGGTTTCTGTACTCCTGTGGTGGCTACTGTGTGGCCACCTACGTCCTGGGTATTGGTGATCGCCACAATGACAACATCATGATCACTGAATCTG GGAACCTCTTCCACATCGACTTTGGTCACATCCTGGGGAACTACAAGAGTTTCATGGGAATCAGTAAGGAGTGGGTTCCCTTCGTGCTCACGCCAGACTTCCTGTACGTCATGGGAACATCGGGAAAGAAAAGCAGCCTCCACTTCCAGAAATTCCAG GACGTGTGTGTGAAGGCTTACCTCGCCCTCCGGCACCACACCAACCTGCTCATCATCCTTTTCTCCATGATGCTGATGACCG GCATGCCCCAGCTGACCAGCAAGGAGGATATCGAGTACATCCGAGAGGCGCTGACCGTCGGCCGCAGCGAGGACGACGctcagcgccacctgctggaccAGATAGAGATCTGCAGGGAAAAGGGCTGGATGGTTCAGATCAACTGGTTTGTTCATCTGGTGCTGGGGATCAAGCAGGGTGTGGAGAAGAGATCCACTTAG